A single window of Anaerobaca lacustris DNA harbors:
- the rpsS gene encoding 30S ribosomal protein S19, with amino-acid sequence MSRSLKKGPFVDEKLFAKVNRQISENSRNPIKTWARRCTIVPEFVGFTFMVHNGKLFHKVFVTEDMVGHKLGEFSLTRTFKGHSSKKIK; translated from the coding sequence ATGAGTAGATCGCTCAAAAAGGGACCGTTTGTTGACGAGAAGCTGTTCGCCAAGGTGAACCGGCAGATCAGCGAGAACAGCCGCAACCCGATCAAGACCTGGGCGCGCCGCTGTACGATCGTTCCGGAGTTCGTCGGGTTCACCTTCATGGTCCACAACGGCAAGCTGTTCCATAAAGTGTTCGTGACGGAAGATATGGTCGGGCATAAGCTCGGGGAGTTCTCGCTCACGCGGACGTTCAAAGGACATTCGAGCAAGAAGATCAAATAG
- the rplW gene encoding 50S ribosomal protein L23, whose translation MIVRPLVTEQGMHFANAKGAYSFEVNRKANKTQVKNAVERIYGVKVDKVRTANRKGKHRRRGRTIGMTSSWKKAVVYLQPDYHIDLF comes from the coding sequence GTGATAGTCCGACCCCTGGTGACGGAACAGGGGATGCACTTCGCCAATGCGAAGGGCGCGTATTCCTTCGAGGTCAATCGGAAGGCGAACAAGACGCAGGTCAAGAACGCCGTCGAGAGGATCTACGGGGTCAAGGTGGACAAGGTGCGAACGGCCAACCGAAAGGGCAAGCACAGGCGTCGCGGTCGGACGATCGGCATGACGTCGAGCTGGAAGAAGGCCGTTGTGTATCTGCAGCCGGACTACCATATCGATCTGTTCTAA
- the rplD gene encoding 50S ribosomal protein L4, with protein MIELSVYNRSGQEVEKLSVDEKVLGGAVRYALLKQAVVMYHANRRVGTVKTKGRSEVAGSDKKLFRQKGTGNARVGNRRTGKRVGGGMTFAKVPRDFRQAMPRKQRRLARDSAVLAKLRKNHVVVVDGLGFDKPRTKEFASVLKSLKIDRSCLVAVKEYDQNLYKSVRNVQKVDVLPVADLNAGDICTHQRMLFTKDALMAFLNRDAAGES; from the coding sequence ATGATTGAATTGAGTGTTTACAACCGCAGTGGCCAGGAGGTCGAGAAGCTCAGCGTCGATGAGAAGGTGCTGGGTGGGGCGGTGCGGTATGCTTTGCTCAAGCAGGCCGTCGTGATGTACCACGCGAATCGGCGCGTCGGGACGGTCAAGACCAAGGGCCGCAGCGAAGTGGCCGGCTCGGACAAGAAGCTGTTTCGCCAGAAGGGCACGGGCAACGCCCGTGTAGGCAACCGTCGGACGGGCAAGCGCGTCGGCGGCGGCATGACCTTTGCGAAAGTCCCGAGGGATTTTCGTCAGGCGATGCCGCGCAAGCAGCGCCGGCTGGCGCGGGATTCGGCGGTCCTGGCCAAGCTCCGCAAGAACCACGTGGTGGTGGTCGACGGGCTGGGCTTCGACAAGCCGCGGACCAAAGAGTTCGCCAGCGTCCTGAAGAGCCTGAAGATCGATCGCAGTTGTCTGGTGGCGGTCAAGGAGTACGACCAGAACCTGTACAAGTCGGTCCGGAACGTGCAGAAGGTGGACGTGCTGCCTGTGGCCGATCTGAACGCGGGCGACATTTGCACGCACCAGAGAATGCTGTTCACGAAGGATGCCCTTATGGCGTTCCTGAACCGAGATGCCGCCGGCGAGAGCTGA
- the rplV gene encoding 50S ribosomal protein L22, whose product MISATKLREVCQQQRMTADDLGKSLARGGFDDKKAAAAVRNWQKGLFKPKPRTEDVRRLAEALDVEPLEIADWRSSYQYAPMSARKVRLVTQLIVGRSVQDAMDVLKFTRKRAAPMVDKVLKAAVADADEQQADVEQLYVSEARVDDAGVRLGTKRWIPKDRGRAHPIRKRACHIHVTVTQA is encoded by the coding sequence ATGATTAGCGCAACGAAACTCAGAGAAGTGTGCCAGCAGCAGCGGATGACGGCCGACGACTTGGGCAAGAGCCTTGCCCGGGGCGGATTCGACGACAAGAAGGCGGCTGCGGCGGTGCGAAACTGGCAGAAGGGCCTGTTCAAGCCGAAGCCCCGGACGGAGGACGTGCGTCGCCTGGCCGAGGCGCTGGACGTCGAGCCGTTGGAGATCGCGGACTGGCGGTCTTCCTACCAGTACGCTCCGATGTCGGCGCGAAAGGTTCGGCTGGTGACGCAGTTGATCGTCGGGCGAAGCGTGCAGGATGCTATGGACGTCCTGAAGTTCACCCGCAAACGGGCGGCGCCGATGGTCGACAAGGTGCTGAAGGCGGCGGTGGCCGATGCCGACGAGCAGCAGGCGGACGTCGAGCAGTTGTACGTCAGCGAGGCGCGCGTCGACGACGCCGGAGTCCGGTTGGGGACCAAGCGATGGATCCCGAAGGATCGCGGTCGAGCGCATCCGATTCGCAAAAGGGCCTGCCACATTCATGTGACGGTGACGCAGGCGTAG
- the rplB gene encoding 50S ribosomal protein L2 yields the protein MGIRIYRPTSAGRRNSSVNDYSELTTNRPEKTLCKRIKKRGGRNHHGVTTTRFRGGGARRIYRMIDFKRNKDGMTAKVATVEYDPNRSCFISLLEYADGEKRYILCPMGIKVGDVIESGPVCEPKPGNAMPLSAIPASLEVHNVEMTAGQGGKLVRGAGNAARIVAKDGDWVTLVLPSGEMRMVRKECRATIGRLSNAEHQNVRIGKAGRKRHMGRRPHVRGKAMNPVAHPMGGGEGRSNGGRHPCSPKGKLAKGGKTRNPRKTSNNRIIRRRKNTRQGQLTL from the coding sequence ATGGGCATTCGGATTTACAGACCAACCAGCGCCGGGCGGCGGAACAGTTCCGTGAACGATTACTCGGAACTGACAACGAATCGGCCGGAAAAGACGCTGTGCAAGCGGATCAAGAAGCGCGGCGGACGCAACCACCACGGCGTCACCACGACGCGGTTCCGTGGGGGCGGCGCGCGGCGGATCTACCGCATGATCGATTTCAAGCGAAACAAAGACGGGATGACGGCGAAGGTGGCGACGGTCGAGTACGATCCGAATCGCAGTTGCTTTATCTCGCTGCTTGAGTACGCCGACGGGGAGAAGCGGTACATCCTGTGCCCGATGGGCATCAAGGTCGGGGACGTGATCGAGAGCGGCCCGGTGTGCGAGCCGAAGCCGGGCAACGCCATGCCGCTGTCGGCGATCCCGGCGAGCCTCGAGGTGCACAACGTGGAGATGACGGCCGGCCAGGGCGGCAAGCTGGTTCGCGGCGCCGGAAACGCGGCGCGGATCGTTGCCAAAGATGGCGACTGGGTGACGCTGGTTCTGCCGAGCGGTGAAATGCGAATGGTCCGCAAGGAATGCCGGGCGACGATCGGCCGGCTCAGCAATGCCGAGCACCAGAACGTGCGGATCGGCAAGGCCGGTCGCAAGCGTCACATGGGTCGTCGGCCTCACGTTCGGGGCAAGGCGATGAACCCCGTGGCGCACCCGATGGGCGGCGGCGAAGGCCGGTCCAACGGCGGGCGGCATCCGTGTTCGCCCAAGGGCAAGCTGGCCAAGGGCGGCAAGACACGGAATCCGCGCAAGACGAGCAACAACCGGATTATTCGTCGGCGCAAGAATACGCGGCAAGGGCAGTTGACGCTGTAA